From a region of the Xyrauchen texanus isolate HMW12.3.18 chromosome 39, RBS_HiC_50CHRs, whole genome shotgun sequence genome:
- the znf831 gene encoding zinc finger protein 831: METSKQSFVKAAESQCSVPAQREEEMHVKAPLTTMYVHTIPAPGMPPYPQAQAGALQDATIVPLFLPGMCSNQALTLHIASKAVLQQQKQRAPATSPRPKSTGKHVCPHCGKDCLKPSVLEKHLRCHTGERPYPCTTCGISFKTQSNLYKHKRTQAHARLSSESDKGTFSSQDSTECSKDNCTTPSSEMHGEDSTDVKRSDEVLPVVSVTTQGQAGSSEGRGSGREWGLHKAAKVGFSTKPALQEQVNALSKTISNNSAPKQTSALGEDGCAPLTTNRTPLQRQEALFSTPWESPMSRGKSQSHDSTDSGFSDCSEPHSSSSPRASLYDPSMESLAETTMEQQEPGSLEMTLDDSKSKVSIQEKQKLEEHISKLIYENSVLVEDKQLENVRPRKTVLSKQGSIDLPVPYTYKDSFHFEIRSSKHISSSQKQDRGGGAIYSSVPTQHSTCLEHVPLTRSSSLPFTVGDKPPDGAINTNLSRRCSAGHIYPVQSSDQQTPSHRSLVRQVAVDCLPFAERSPVERGSISSLNSDGDSTDIGTEPSIKGNYRKKARKFDYTKWHTYKGGTFRKLYNTEKDCPLKTRKTAPSTEQTESLDIQISQQRDSGSQILTLQNELKGSFASFENSNVREAKLDKEEFVTQHNDCHIPSERKKQRTGNDVHMLINSDLRMGKANENLCGLMSQPLLSICEAHSSIRVPEQKVNMQTLNPEASFIHQFSNPQKSKFLCKTRSPAFCLNNMSGISGTPSVSTSSSTVPEVKTSFPPKYQLKIPCSTDGVSASCSGSTLVHNTPSTIPGLMQSHQNAVKCHPEARLPCLKECQGASTDKTFDQSEQDALCATTSLTVLSISCSEQNQTDTLSKVLTPFQANTPTSVSLVSPMLPPSVQHQVALWQSKCTTAVGEIQSTGPVSSALYNPLKAFTASENTQSVMLNTVPTLSHCSESAQTTQIYSSATISPTIQNHTALSVSTSEKPLGHTTDSKSTLYENTLSSTASKMSTCEGSQCEEKVILLNGTAESQAPNTFYVRTADLQIFMQLISDEQLALIEPHIEMPDFKAIESYSVSNRVPVTSNTNQTSLSREEYNDDVTNVFVAQEMVNNGEIGKTTEQIVSKSCGSSNSDSRKERVCGLNLQNNNTIAKSSPQCVSSWSHPQTKFHISTMDYSQNPAGQLYESHKISENVQERKSARFDVATESHHKHGSGDKLSEPHLGDESYLKRENDKDPQNCSELNLNPINSSDPTPKVTFRQDKTSPVVKDEHITAKKTTVLKDTFCLMESNYTQTINNTEPEEPHQTGHLMPITLSRDCERVQTKISTQLGSCISENKIPLTSPTESQQMQKVLISTKQPSHNKPCWAACATNSAMREMRACGTGKLSCKHGVLKNETSCPEQTPTQDQFQQSFGLGPTGDFGSNSSKVKAYCPMLNRTSHVEDNSKCRDFQRDVALHTQHANLDKFTGPVEDGAFQRDPGTQSMESVPKEPESGCGEWERRATEVADTNNTSQGCKNNGKQDKGKDEKPCEEHQTAEAQAHPHVSQDVINVSLHIVDQTQHDKFSISNYPAPSICTNIHSHTCQPQGHRERDNYIRRDSKNEGFGKHTQETSQMQSKSLGHDKRLVSLSSGQSVSGYANQTSRHLLVHPLSVNAMQMEVQKETQTRSAKTHWTYSKATQAQVLSQQHKTISQQTVSASVSQNHCCASRTELVNTSIMSSSSVLYKSHSNAPQQTFSQVPHTNQICSPATHSNSTESKLCYSGNNSYLEHEDSNSSSDDEQKLVIELE; encoded by the exons ATGGAAACTAGCAAGCAGAGCTTTGTTAAAGCTGCTGAGTCTCAGTGTTCAGTGCCTGCACAGAGAGAGGAAGAAATGCATGTTAAGGCCCCTCTCACAACCATGTATGTCCACACCATTCCTGCTCCTGGCATGCCGCCATATCCTCAGGCCCAAGCCGGAGCCTTGCAGGATGCAACGATTGTACCCCTGTTTTTGCCAGGGATGTGTAGCAACCAGGCTCTGACATTGCACATAGCCAGCAAGGCTGTTTTGCAGCAACAAAAGCAAAGGGCTCCAGCAACCTCACCCAGACCTAAGTCTACCGGGAAACATGTTTGCCCACACTGTGGCAAGGATTGTCTGAAGCCCAGTGTGCTTGAGAAACATCTGCGCTGCCACACAGGAGAGAGGCCATATCCATGCACCACTTGTGGCATCTCCTTCAAGACGCAGAGTAATCTTTATAAACACAAGCGCACCCAGGCTCATGCCCGCCTTTCGAGCGAATCTGACAAAGGCACCTTCAGCAGCCAGGATAGCACAGAATGTTCAAAAGACAACTGCACCACTCCATCCTCTGAGATGCATGGGGAAGACTCAACTGATGTAAAGAGAAGCGATGAAGTTCTTCCAGTAGTTTCAGTTACAACACAAGGTCAAGCAGGCTCTTCAGAAGGTAGAGGGTCTGGCAGGGAATGGGGATTACACAAGGCTGCCAAGGTTGGATTTAGCACAAAACCAGCACTACAGGAACAGGTAAATGCTTTGAGCAAAACTATAAGTAATAATTCTGCACCCAAACAGACAAGTGCACTGGGTGAGGATGGATGTGCACCACTGACTACAAATCGTACACCCCTTCAGAGACAGGAAGCCCTATTTTCCACACCATGGGAGTCACCCATGTCACGGGGAAAGTCTCAAAGCCATGACAGTACAGACTCTGGCTTTAGCGACTGCAGTGAGCCTCATTCATCCAGCAGTCCTAGGGCAAGCCTGTATGATCCTAGTATGGAATCACTGGCAGAAACAACAATGGAGCAGCAAGAACCTGGTTCCTTAGAGATGACCCTTGATGACTCCAAAAGCAAGGTGTCCATTCAGGAGAAGCAGAAGCTGgaagaacatatttcaaagctCATATATGAGAATAGTGTGTTGGTAGAGGATAAACAGCTGGAGAATGTGCGACCAAGAAAGACAGTATTGTCAAAACAAGGAAGCATTGATCTTCCAGTACCATACACTTATAAAGACTCCTTCCATTTTGAGATAAGGAGCAGCAAGCACATCTCAAGCTCACAAAAACAGGATAGAGGAGGTGGGGCTATTTACAGCTCCGTGCCTACACAACACTCCACTTGCCTGGAGCATGTGCCATTAACACGGAGCAGTTCTTTGCCCTTCACTGTGGGTGACAAACCACCTGATGGAGCAATTAATACAAATCTTAGCAGAAGGTGCAGTGCAGGGCATATTTACCCAGTTCAATCATCAGACCAACAAACACCAAGTCATCGCTCACTAGTTAGGCAGGTAGCAGTAGATTGCCTGCCTTTTGCAGAGAGATCACCAGTTGAAAGAGGTAGTATCAGCAGCCTTAACTCAGATGGAGATAGCACTGACATTGGAACAGAGCCAAGTATAAAAGGAAACTACAGGAAAAAAGCCAGGAAATTTGACTACACAAAATGGCACACTTACAAAGGTGGGACATTTAGGAAACTCTACAACACTGAGAAAGACTGTCCTCTGAAGACCAGAAAGACTGCACCTAGCACTGAGCAAACAGAAAGCCTAGATATTCAAATTAGCCAACAGCGAGACAGTGGATCT CAAATTTTAACTTTACAAAATGAACTTAAAGGGTCATTTGCCAGCTTTGAGAATAGTAATGTAAGAGAGGCAAAGCTGGACAAAGAGGAATTTGTAACACAACACAATGACTGTCATATCCCATCAGAGAGGAAGAAGCAACGCACTGGGAATGATGTGCATATGCTCATTAATTCAGATCTTCGAATGGGAAAGGCAAATGAAAATCTGTGTGGTTTAATGAGTCAACCACTGCTATCAATATGTGAAGCACACAGTTCCATCAGAGTTCCAGAGCAAAAGGTCAACATGCAAACTCTCAACCCAGAGGCCAGCTTCATACATCAGTTCTCAAATCCTCAAAAAAGTAAATTCCTTTGTAAAACTCGCAGCCCTGCTTTTTGTTTGAACAATATGAGTGGGATTTCTGGCACCCCTTCAGTTTCTACCAGCAGCTCTACAGTTCCTGAAGTCAAGACCAGCTTTCCTCCCAAGTACCAGCTGAAGATTCCATGTTCCACAGATGGAGTGTCAGCTTCATGTTCTGGCTCTACTTTAGTACATAACACTCCTTCAACCATTCCAGGTCTCATGCAAAGCCatcaaaatgcagtaaaatgccATCCTGAGGCACGTTTACCATGCTTAAAAGAGTGTCAAGGTGCTTCAACAGACAAAACCTTTGACCAGAGTGAACAAGATGCGTTATGTGCAACAACCTCATTGACTGTGTTATCGATTTCCTGTTCTGAGCAGAATCAAACAGACACATTATCCAAAGTACTGACACCATTTCAGGCTAACACTCCTACATCAGTTTCACTTGTTTCACCTATGCTGCCCCCATCAGTGCAGCATCAAGTTGCTTTATGGCAGAGTAAATGTACAACAGCTGTGGGAGAAATCCAGTCAACAGGTCCTGTATCATCAGCGTTGTATAATCCGCTAAAAGCTTTCACAGCATCAGAGAACACCCAATCTGTCATGTTGAACACAGTGCCAACACTGAGTCACTGTTCTGAATCTGCTCAAACCACACAAATTTACTCTTCAGCAACAATATCACCTACCATTCAAAACCATACTGCCTTGTCTGTGTCTACATCCGAAAAACCTCTTGGGCACACAACAGACTCAAAATCCACACTATATGAGAATACTCTGAGTAGCACTGCCTCTAAAATGTCCACTTGTGAAGGGTCCCAGTGTGAAGAAAAGGTAATACTACTAAATGGCACAGCAGAGTCACAGGCTCCTAACACGTTTTATGTACGAACAGCAGACCTCCAGATTTTCATGCAACTAATTTCTGATGAACAGTTAGCACTGATAGAGCCTCATATCGAAATGCCAGACTTCAAAGCAATAGAAAGCTATTCTGTGAGCAACAGAGTTCCTGTAACTTCAAACACAAACCAGACATCTCTTTCACGGGAAGAATATAATGATGATGTGACCAATGTGTTTGTGGCGCAAGAAATGGTAAATAATGGTGAAATTGGCAAAACAACAGAACAAATAGTTTCTAAGTCATGTGGATCTTCTAATTCAGACAGCAGAAAAGAGAGGGTCTGTGGTTTAAAccttcaaaataataatactattgcAAAATCCAGTCCTCAATGTGTGTCATCCTGGTCACACCCACAGACAAAGTTTCATATCTCTACGATGGATTACAGTCAAAATCCAGCAGGACAATTATATGAATCACACAAGATATCTGAGAATGTCCAGGAAAGAAAATCTGCCAGGTTTGATGTTGCCACAGAGTCACATCACAAACATGGGTCTGGTGACAAACTGAGTGAACCTCATTTAGGGGACGAGAGCTatttaaaaagagagaatgacaaaGACCCCCAAAACTGTTCTGAGCTTAACCTAAATCCCATCAACTCCTCTGACCCCACACCTAAGGTTACATTTAGACAGGATAAAACATCCCCAGTGGTCAAAGATGAACATATTACAGCCAAAAAAACAACtgttttaaaagatacattttgtcTAATGGAGTCAAATTACACTCAAACTATAAACAATACTGAGCCAGAGGAACCACACCAAACAGGGCACCTTATGCCAATCACATTATCAAGAGATTGTGAAAGGGTTCAAACAAAGATATCTACACAGCTCGGATCTTGTATATCTGAGAATAAGATCCCATTAACCTCTCCCACAGAATCACAACAGATGCAAAAGGTGCTGATCTCTACAAAACAACCCAGTCATAACAAGCCATGCTGGGCTGCATGTGCCACAAATTCAGCTATGAGAGAAATGAGAGCATGTGGCACAGGTAAGCTCAGCTGCAAGCATGGTGTCCTGAAGAATGAAACATCTTGTCCAGAGCAAACACCTACACAGGATCAGTTCCAACAATCATTTGGTCTAGGTCCAACAGGAGACTTTGGGAGTAACAGTAGTAAAGTGAAAGCATACTGTCCGATGCTGAACAGGACATCTCACGTTGAAGACAACAGCAAATGCAGAGATTTCCAGAGAGATGTCGCTCTCCATACACAACATGCCAATCTGGATAAATTTACAG GGCCTGTGGAGGATGGGGCCTTTCAGAGGGACCCTGGGACACAGAGCATGGAGTCAGTCCCCAAGGAACCTGAGAGTGGATGTGGAGAGTGGGAGAGGCGGGCCACAGAGGTGGCTGACACCAACAACACAAGCCAAGGCTGCAAGAACAATGGCAAACAGGACAAAGGAaag GATGAGAAACCCTGTGAGGAACATCAAACAGCTGAAGCACAAGCTCACCCTCATGTCTCCCAGGATGTGATTAATGTGTCCCTCCACATTGTAGACCAAACTCAGCATGACAAATTCAGCATTTCAAACTATCCAGCACCTTCGATCTGCACGAACATCCATTCACATACCTGTCAACCTCAAGGTCATAGGGAACGTGACAACTACATCAGAAGAGATAGCAAGAATGAAGGATTTGGGAAACATACTCAAGAGACTAGCCAAATGCAGTCAAAATCTCTTGGACATGACAAAAGGCTTGTTTCATTATCATCAGGGCAAAGTGTGTCAGGATATGCCAATCAAACGAGCAGACATCTTTTGGTACATCCACTCTCGGTTAATGCCATGCAAATGGAGGTCCAAAAGGAGACACAGACAAGGAGCGCTAAGACCCACTGGACTTAttcaaaagccacacaagcccaGGTGCTCtcacaacaacacaaaacaatatcacaACAAACCGTATCAGCCAGTGTTTCACAAAACCACTGCTGTGCTTCAAGGACTGAGCTGGTCAACACAAGTATTATGTCATCATCCAGTGTTTTATACAAATCTCATTCCAATGCCCCACAGCAAACTTTTAGTCAAGTCCCACACACCAATCAAATATGTTCTCCGGCCACACATAGCAACTCAACAGAGTCTAAACTATGCTATTCAGGTAATAATAGTTACCTGGAACACGAGGACAGTAACAGCAGCAGTGATGATGAGCAAAAGCTAGTCATTGAACTTGAGTAa